The nucleotide sequence AGGCGGGGTGCAGATAGCCGTCGTAGACGTCACAGGCCGAGTTGCCGATGTTCTCGTCGTACTTCGCGACGGAGAGCTTCCCCGGGGTGGCGACGTACTTGGCGGGGTCGTAGACCTCGATGTCGAGCACCCGGCGGACGATGGTCCGCACCACCTCGGGCGGGGCGTCCTTGTCGACGCGCGTCAGCGGGTAGACGAAGGTGTAGTCGGCGTGGACGACGAGGGAGGCGCGCTCGCCGGCGGCGAACGTCATCCGGCCGCGCGTCTTGACCACCGAGCCGGCCAGGCGCAGTTGCGCGGGGTCGAAGCGGCTGAACATCGACAGCGGGTCGTGGTTCTTGTCCGGCTTCTTCAGCGCGGTCGTCAGCCGGTCCAGCAGGTCCTTCTGATGGGGGTCGAGCAACGCGAGGGCGGTCTCGGGGCGTCCGCCGCGCAGGGTGACGGGGTCCAGGTTGGCGTCGATCAGGAGCTTCCTGGTCCGCTCGAGCGCCTGCTCGACCTGCGCCCCGGACAGCTTCCCGACGGACTTCGCCTTCGGCAGGACGATGCCGGCCGCACCGTCGGCCCACTGCGCGGCCGGTGAGCCGGCGAACGGCCGGGCGAGGGTGGGTGTCTCGGGGTCGACGGCGGCGGGCGCGCCGCTCGGTGCCGCCGTCTCGGCGGGCAGCGGCGACGCGGCGACGGCGGGCTCGTGTCCGCCGGTGCCGAAGGGGTCGCCGGGCAGCAGCGACGGCCGCATGGCCACGGCCGCGAGCGCGACGGCGACGGGCAGCCCCAGGAAGATCCACAGCCGCCGCTTGCGCCGGGCCCTGGCGGTCGTCCCCCGCAGGTCCGGTACGCTGCGCCAGCCCTCGGGCAGCTCGCCCCGCGCCTCCTGCTGCCGCAGCCGCTCGGTGACCATACGGGCCCGCGCGGACGGCTCCTTGGGAGCGGAGTCGGGTATGCCCGCCGCGCTCTCCCGGAGGAACGTCGCCCACTCCTCGTCGGATATGGAACCGTCGGCCCCCGAAGGCCCCCCGCCCTTGTCCCCCTCCCCCTTGTCCGAACCGGATCTGTGCTCCTCGGAAGATCTGTCGGACACGCGCCCTCGGCCTCTCTGTGTGTAGGACAACCGAGCGCCAAAGCCTATGCCAGCCCGCCGGGGAGGCGTCGAGAGAAAGGGGGGCGCCGGCGTCGTCGACGGCGGCGCCCCCCGAGGGCGGTCAGCGCAGGAGGACTCCCGCTCCTTCCGTCGCGTCCTCGGACGGTACTTCCACCAGGCCCAGTTCCGCTCCGGAGGCCAGCAGGCGGTGGGACGGGAGGATGCGGACCGTGTAGCCGTAGGGGCCTGTCCGGTCCAGGGAGAGCGGGCCCTCGTAGAGCCAGCGGCCCTCCATGTCCGGGCCGCCCGCCGGCTTCAGCGGGACCGTCGCCGCGTCCGTGATGCGGTCCTCCTCGTCGACCCGGCCCGAGACGGCCTGCACCTCGACGTCGTCGGGGGTGAGGTCGCCGAGGCCGACGCGGACCCGCAGGGCGAGGGTGCTGCCGAGCTCGGCGTTGGTGGTGGCCACCGCCGTCTCGACGTGGTCCACCCGCACCGCGTGCCAGGCGGCACGCACCCGCTGCTTCCAGGAGGCGAGTTCGCGCGCCGTGTCGGGAACCATCGTCCGGTGCGCGTGGGCGGCGGGCGTGTAGAGCCGTTCGACGTATTCGCGGACCATGCGCCCCGCCAGCACCTTCGGGCCGAGCAGGGTGAGGGTCTGGCGGACCATCTCGATCCAGCGGTCCGGCAGGCCCGCCCGTCCGCGCTCGTAGAAGCGCGGGGTGATGCGCTGCTCGAGGAGGTCGTAGAGGGCCGCCGCCTCGATGTCGTCGCGGTGGTCGGGGTCGGTGCCGATGCCGTCCGCGGTGGGGATGGCCCAGCCGAAGTCGGGCTTGAACCATTCGTCCCACCAGCCGTCCAGCACGGACAGGTTGAGACAGCCGTTGAGCGCCGCCTTCATCCCGGACGTGCCGCAGGCCTCCAGGGGCCGCAGCGGGTTGTTGAGCCAGATGTCGCAGCCCGGGTACAGCTTCTGCGCCATCGCCATGCCGTAGTCGGGCAGGAAGACGATCCGGTGCCGGACACGGGGGTCGTCGGTGAACCGGACCAGTTCCTGGACCAGCCGCTTCCCGCCGTCGTCCGCCGGGTGCGCCTTGCCCGCGACGACGATCTGGACCGGCCGCTCCGCGTGCAGCAGCAGGTCCCTCAGCCGGTCGCGGTCCCTCAGCATCAGCGTCAGGCGCTTGTACGAGGGGACCCGGCGCGCGAACCCGATGGTGAGGACGTCCGGGTCCAGGACGCCGTCGATCCAGCCGAGTTCCGCGGTCCCCGCGCCGCGCTGGCGCCAGGAGGCCCGCAGTCGCTTGCGCACCTCGACCACCAGCTGCTCCCGCAGATCGCGGCGCAGTTCCCAGATGTCCTGGTCGGCGATGTCGGCGACGGCGTCCCAGCGGTCGGAGCCGCCGACGCTGAGGGCGTCCTCGGTGCGTCCGGGGCCGATCTGGCGGGCGCCGAGGCGCAGCACCTCGGGCGCGACCCAGGTCGGGGCGTGGACGCCGTTGGTGACGGAGGTGATCGGTACCTCCTCCGGGTCGAAGCCGGGCCACAGGCCGGCGAACATCTCCCTGCTCACCTGGCCGTGCAGCAGCGACACGCCGTTCGCGCGCTGGGCCAGCCGCAGGCCCATCACGGCCATGTTGAAGAGGTTCGGCTCACCGCCCGGGTAGGTCTCCATGCCGAGCCGCAGGACGCGGTCGACGGCGATGCGCGGCAGTTCCGCCTGGGGCCCGAAGTGGCGGGCGACCAGCTCGCGGTCGAAGCGGTCGATGCCGGCCGGGACGGGCGTGTGTGTGGTGAAGACGGTGCCGGCCCGGACGGCTTCGAGCGCGGAGTCGAAGTCCAGCCCGGTGTCGGACAGTTCGGCGATCCGCTCCAGACCGAGGAAGCCCGCGTGGCCCTCGTTGGTGTGGAAGACCTCGGGCGGGGCGTGGCCGGTCAGGCGGCAGTACGTGCGTACGGCCCGGACACCCCCTATGCCCAGCAGCATCTCCTGGAGCAGCCGGTGCTCGCTGCCGCCGCCGTAGAGCCGGTCGGTGACCCCGCGTTCGCCGAAGTCGTTCTCCTCGACGTCGGAGTCGAGCATCAGCAGCGGGACCCGGCCCACCCGCGCGAGCCAGACCCGGGCGTGCAGCTGCCGGCCCGCGGGCAGGGCGAGGGAGATCCGGGCGGGGGTGCCGTCGTCCTCCCTCAGCAGGCTGACGGGCAGCTCGTTGGGGTCGAGGACGGGGTAGTGCTCCTGCTGCCAGCCGTCCCGGGAGAGCGACTGGCGGAAGTAGCCGTGCCGGTAGAGCAGCCCCACGCCGATCAGCGGGACGCCCAGGTCGCTGGCGGCCTTCAGGTGGTCGCCGGCGAGGATGCCGAGACCGCCGGAGTACTGGGGCAGCGCGGCCGTGACGCCGAACTCGGGTGAGAAGTAGGCGACGGCGGCGGGCAGCCCGGCGGAGCGGGGCTGTGCCTGGTACCAGCGGTCGCCGGTCAGGTAGTCGTGCAGGTCGTCGGCGGCGGCACCGAGCCTGCGCAGGAAGCGCCGGTCGTCGGCGAGCTCGGCGAGGCGCGCGGCGCGCAGGCCGCCGAGCAGTCTGACCGGGTCCCCGTCGGAGAGGGCCCAGCGCTCGGGGTCGACGGACTGGAAGAGGTCGCGGGTCTCCGCGTGCCAGGACCAGCGCAGGTTGCGCGCCAGGTCGCTGAGCGGCCTGAGAGGTTCGGGGAGGAGGGGCCGGACGGTGAATCGACGGATCGCCTTCACATTCCACCTCGGCGTGCGTGAGGAACAGACGCACGGCGGTGTGCGTCCACGTCGTCTACGACGGTACCGGCGTCGGAGCGGCCCCCGCTGAGGGCTGGCCGCCCCCGTACCCATGCTTTTCGGACCGACCCACGACAACGGGCCGAAACCTGTTTCGTCCCGGTAGGCCACCTTGTGACCTGCCGCCCCGCACGAGAGGCTGCGCAGTGGCGTACCCCGGCGGGGCCACAGGGGTCACGGACGCCCGTGCCGCCGTCGTGCGCCGAGTCGAGGAGGGGAACTCGAACCATGGCACGGACGCGGACACGGCGTCTGCGCCGGGCGGTGGGCCGGCCGCGGTCGTCACGAGCGTCGTCTTTTCGGCCGTCGTCCCGCCCGCGGCGTGGCCCTTGCGGCCGTCGTCCCGCCCGCGTGCGCCGCGGCGGACGGCACGGCGCACGGCGCCGGGTGTCCCGGGTGTCCCGGCCGCCCCCGCCGGGCACCGCGACGGGAGCGGCCGGGCGGGCGCGGGCCGCGTCCGCGCAGGCCGGGCACGCGGCGGCCGTGGGCGGCGGCGGACGGCAGGGTCGGCGGCCGGGGGCCGGGTCCGCCGGAGGCGTTCCGCCGGGCCCGCTCTCCGGGCGGCAGAGCCCCGGGGCGGGCCCGGTCGGCCGCGGACATGGCCGGTCTTGTGTGGAGAAACGCGCACGAGTAGTTAACAAAGCGCCGGATTGCACACCCGAATAGGGTGGAAGGCTCCTCCGGTACTCCTCCGCAGGACCCCCTCCCCACCACATCCATCCGCCTACCCCCCGTTCGATGCGGACAGGAGCGGTCATGCCAGCAAGGCACCACCCGTCATCACCCCCGACGCCTCGCGACAAGAACAGCAAGAGCGGCAAGAGCGGCAAGGGCCTAGGGAAGGCCGAGGCCGCCGTGGATCCCGAGGCCCCCCGGAGCCCGCAGGCGCCCCGGAGCCGCGAGGGGACCGAGAGTTGCGGCGGCACCGCCGTGGGGCGCATACCCGTCCTCGACGTCCGTCCCCTGGTCCAGCAGGGGCGCCGGCCCGCCAAGGCGGTGACCGGTGAGACGTTCGAGGTCTCGGCCACCGTGTTCCGGGAAGGGCACGACGCGGTCGCCGCCAACGTCGTCCTGCGGGATCCTGAGGGCAGACCCGGCCCGTGGACGCCGATGCGCGAGCTCGCCCCGGGCACCGACCGCTGGGGCGCGGACGTCACCCCGGACGCGCCGGGCCACTGGACGTACACCGTGGAGGCGTGGAGCGATCCGGTCGGCACCTGGCGCCACCACGCGGAGATCAAGATTCCCGCGGGCATGGACACGGAACTGGTCCTGGAGGAGGGCGCCCGGCTGTACGAACGGGCGGTCGGCGGGGTCCCGGAGAAAGCGGGCCGGACCGTGCTGCGGACGGCGGCCGACGCGCTGCGCGACGAGTCCCGTCCGGCCGTCTCCCGGCTGGCGGCGGCGCTGACGCCGCAGGTGGACGCGGTGCTGGCCCGGTATCCGCTGCGGGAGCTGGTCACCGCGTCGCAGGCGTTGCCGCTGCTGGTGGAGCGGGAGCGGGCGCTGTACGGCTCGTGGTACGAGTTCTTCCCCCGTTCGGAGGGGACGGCGCAGACTCCGCACGGGACGTTCCGGACGGCCGCGCGGCGGTTGCCGGCCATCGCCGCGATGGGTTTCGACGTCGTGTACCTGCCGCCGATCCATCCGATCGGGACGACGTTCCGCAAGGGCCGCAACAACACCCTCGACGCCGGGCCCGACGACGTCGGGGTGCCGTGGGCCATCGGCTCGCCGGAGGGCGGCCACGACGCCGTCCACCCCGATCTGGGCACCCTGGAGGACTTCACCTGGTTCGTCGGGCAGGCCCGCGACCTCGGCCTGGAGATCGCCCTCGACTTCGCGCTCCAGTGCTCCCCCGACCACCCCTGGGTCCACAAGCACCCCGAGTGGTTCCACCACCGCCCCGACGGCACCATCGCGCACGCCGAGAACCCGCCGAAGAAGTACCAGGACATCTACCCCGTCGCCTTCGACGCCGACCTCGACGGCCTGATCGGCGAGACCGTCCGCGTCCTGCGCCACTGGATGGGCCACGGGGTGCGCATCTTCCGCGTGGACAACCCCCACACCAAACCGGTCGTCTTCTGGGAACGCGTCATCACCGAGGTCAACCGCACCGACCCCGACGTGATCTTCCTCGCCGAGGCCTTCACCCGCCCCGCGATGATGCACACCCTGGGCCAGATCGGCTTCCAGCAGTCCTACACCTACTTCACCTGGCGCAACACCAAGGAAGAACTGACGCAGTACCTCACCGAACTGTCGGGGGAGGCCGCCTCCTACATGCGGCCCAACCTCTTCGCCAACACCCCCGACATCCTGCACGCCTACCTCCAGCACGGCGGCCGCCCCGCCTTCGAGATCCGCGCCGTCCTGGCCGCGACCCTCTCCCCCACCTGGGGCCTGTACAGCGGCTACGAACTGTGCGAGAACACCCCCCTGCGCGAGGGCTCCGAGGAATACCTCGACTCCGAGAAGTACCAGCTCAAACCCCGCGACTGGGACGCCGCCGAACGCGAGGGCACCACCATCGCCCCCCTCGTCACCCGCCTCAACGCCGTCCGCCGCGCCAACCCCGCCCTGCACCGACTGCGCAACCTGCACTTCCATCCCACCGACAAGGAAGCGGTGATCGCCTACTCGAAGAGGATCGCGGACAGAAGCGGTTCGAACACGGTTCTGGTGGTCGTCAACCTCGACCCCCACCACACCCAGGAGGCGACGGTGTCGTTGGACATGCCGCAACTCGGCCTGGACTGGCACGAGTCGGTGCCGGTGCGCGACGAGCTCACCGGCGAGACCTACCACTGGGGCAGGGCCAACTACGTGCGCCTCGAACCGGGCACCCGGCCCGCGCACGTCCTCACCGTCCTGCGACCGTCCAACCCGCAGATCGGAGGGTCACCCACAACATGATCGTCAACGAGCCCGTTCCGGACACCTTCGAGGACACGCCCGCCAAGGACCGCGACCCCGAGTGGTTCAAACGCGCCGTGTTCTACGAGGTCCTCGTCCGCTCCTTCCAGGACAGCAACGGCGACGGCGTCGGCGACCTCAAAGGCATCACCGCCAAACTCGACTACCTGCAATGGCTCGGAGTCGACTGCCTCTGGCTGCCGCCCTTCTTCAAATCCCCCCTGCGCGACGGCGGATACGACGTCTCCGACTACACCGCCGTCCTCCCCGAGTTCGGCGACCTCGCCGACTTCGTCGAATTCGTCGACGCCGCCCACCAACGCGGCATGCGCGTCATCATCGACTTCGTCATGAACCACACCAGCGACCAGCACCCGTGGTTCCAGGAATCCAGGAAAGACCCCGACGGACCCTACGGCGACTACTACATGTGGGCCGACGACGACAAACAGTACGCCGACGCCCGCATCATCTTCGTCGACACCGAAGTCTCCAACTGGACCTTCGACCCCGTCCGCAAGCAGTACTTCTTCCACCGCTTCTTCTCCCACCAGCCCGACCTCAACTACGAGAACCCCGCCGTCCAGGAGGAGATGATCTCGGCGCTGCGGTTCTGGCTGGACCTCGGCATCGACGGCTTCCGGCTCGACGCCGTGCCGTATCTCTACGCGGCCGAGGGGACCCACTGCGAGAACCTGCCCGCCACCCACGAGTTCCTCAAGCGGGTCCGCAAGGAGATCGACGCCGCCTATCCGGACACGGTGATCCTGGCGGAGGCCAACCAGTGGCCCGAGGACGTCGTCGACTACTTCGGCGACTACGCCTCCGGCGGCGACGAATGCCACATGGCGTTCCACTTCCCCGTCATGCCCCGCATCTTCATGGCCGTCCGCCGCGAATCGCGCTACCCCGTCTCCGAGATCCTCGCCAAGACCCCCGCGATCCCCGCCAACTGCCAATGGGGCATCTTCCTGCGCAACCACGACGAGCTCACCCTCGAAATGGTCACCGACGAAGAACGCGACTACATGTACGCGGAATACGCCAAAGACCCGCGCATGCGCGCCAACATCGGCATCCGCCGCCGCCTCGCCCCCCTCCTGGACAACGACCGCAACCAGATCGAACTCTTCACCGCCCTGCTGCTCTCCCTGCCCGGCTCCCCGATCCTCTACTACGGCGACGAGATCGGCATGGGCGACAACATCTGGCTCGGCGACCGCGACGCCGTCCGCACCCCCATGCAATGGACCCCCGACCGCAACGCCGGCTTCTCCTCCTGCGACCCCGGCCGCCTCTCCCTCCCCGTCATCATGGACCCCGTCCACGGCTACCAGGTCACCAACGTCGAGGCCTCCATGTCCTCGCCCTCCTCGCTGCTGCACTGGACCCGCCGGATGATCGAGATCCGCAAACAGAACCCCGCCTTCGGCCTCGGCACCTACACCGAACTCCCCTCCTCCAACCCGGCCGTCCT is from Streptomyces asoensis and encodes:
- the treS gene encoding maltose alpha-D-glucosyltransferase; translation: MIVNEPVPDTFEDTPAKDRDPEWFKRAVFYEVLVRSFQDSNGDGVGDLKGITAKLDYLQWLGVDCLWLPPFFKSPLRDGGYDVSDYTAVLPEFGDLADFVEFVDAAHQRGMRVIIDFVMNHTSDQHPWFQESRKDPDGPYGDYYMWADDDKQYADARIIFVDTEVSNWTFDPVRKQYFFHRFFSHQPDLNYENPAVQEEMISALRFWLDLGIDGFRLDAVPYLYAAEGTHCENLPATHEFLKRVRKEIDAAYPDTVILAEANQWPEDVVDYFGDYASGGDECHMAFHFPVMPRIFMAVRRESRYPVSEILAKTPAIPANCQWGIFLRNHDELTLEMVTDEERDYMYAEYAKDPRMRANIGIRRRLAPLLDNDRNQIELFTALLLSLPGSPILYYGDEIGMGDNIWLGDRDAVRTPMQWTPDRNAGFSSCDPGRLSLPVIMDPVHGYQVTNVEASMSSPSSLLHWTRRMIEIRKQNPAFGLGTYTELPSSNPAVLAFLREAPLTGDGNDDIVLCVHNFSRFAQPTELDLSRFKGRYPVELFGGVRFPAVGDLPYLLTMAGHGFYWFRLRRDAATA
- a CDS encoding alpha-1,4-glucan--maltose-1-phosphate maltosyltransferase — translated: MPARHHPSSPPTPRDKNSKSGKSGKGLGKAEAAVDPEAPRSPQAPRSREGTESCGGTAVGRIPVLDVRPLVQQGRRPAKAVTGETFEVSATVFREGHDAVAANVVLRDPEGRPGPWTPMRELAPGTDRWGADVTPDAPGHWTYTVEAWSDPVGTWRHHAEIKIPAGMDTELVLEEGARLYERAVGGVPEKAGRTVLRTAADALRDESRPAVSRLAAALTPQVDAVLARYPLRELVTASQALPLLVERERALYGSWYEFFPRSEGTAQTPHGTFRTAARRLPAIAAMGFDVVYLPPIHPIGTTFRKGRNNTLDAGPDDVGVPWAIGSPEGGHDAVHPDLGTLEDFTWFVGQARDLGLEIALDFALQCSPDHPWVHKHPEWFHHRPDGTIAHAENPPKKYQDIYPVAFDADLDGLIGETVRVLRHWMGHGVRIFRVDNPHTKPVVFWERVITEVNRTDPDVIFLAEAFTRPAMMHTLGQIGFQQSYTYFTWRNTKEELTQYLTELSGEAASYMRPNLFANTPDILHAYLQHGGRPAFEIRAVLAATLSPTWGLYSGYELCENTPLREGSEEYLDSEKYQLKPRDWDAAEREGTTIAPLVTRLNAVRRANPALHRLRNLHFHPTDKEAVIAYSKRIADRSGSNTVLVVVNLDPHHTQEATVSLDMPQLGLDWHESVPVRDELTGETYHWGRANYVRLEPGTRPAHVLTVLRPSNPQIGGSPTT
- the glgP gene encoding alpha-glucan family phosphorylase, with product MKAIRRFTVRPLLPEPLRPLSDLARNLRWSWHAETRDLFQSVDPERWALSDGDPVRLLGGLRAARLAELADDRRFLRRLGAAADDLHDYLTGDRWYQAQPRSAGLPAAVAYFSPEFGVTAALPQYSGGLGILAGDHLKAASDLGVPLIGVGLLYRHGYFRQSLSRDGWQQEHYPVLDPNELPVSLLREDDGTPARISLALPAGRQLHARVWLARVGRVPLLMLDSDVEENDFGERGVTDRLYGGGSEHRLLQEMLLGIGGVRAVRTYCRLTGHAPPEVFHTNEGHAGFLGLERIAELSDTGLDFDSALEAVRAGTVFTTHTPVPAGIDRFDRELVARHFGPQAELPRIAVDRVLRLGMETYPGGEPNLFNMAVMGLRLAQRANGVSLLHGQVSREMFAGLWPGFDPEEVPITSVTNGVHAPTWVAPEVLRLGARQIGPGRTEDALSVGGSDRWDAVADIADQDIWELRRDLREQLVVEVRKRLRASWRQRGAGTAELGWIDGVLDPDVLTIGFARRVPSYKRLTLMLRDRDRLRDLLLHAERPVQIVVAGKAHPADDGGKRLVQELVRFTDDPRVRHRIVFLPDYGMAMAQKLYPGCDIWLNNPLRPLEACGTSGMKAALNGCLNLSVLDGWWDEWFKPDFGWAIPTADGIGTDPDHRDDIEAAALYDLLEQRITPRFYERGRAGLPDRWIEMVRQTLTLLGPKVLAGRMVREYVERLYTPAAHAHRTMVPDTARELASWKQRVRAAWHAVRVDHVETAVATTNAELGSTLALRVRVGLGDLTPDDVEVQAVSGRVDEEDRITDAATVPLKPAGGPDMEGRWLYEGPLSLDRTGPYGYTVRILPSHRLLASGAELGLVEVPSEDATEGAGVLLR